The proteins below are encoded in one region of Natranaerovirga hydrolytica:
- a CDS encoding FAD:protein FMN transferase encodes MKLKMIVLIIIAIMLVGCGNNLERKSELNYGLGTLNRITIYDESNNDSRELFKEMFEVINEVERVFSKNLSESEVSKINNHSGLEKVQVSEEVTYVVSRSIEHAKMSKGIFDVTIGPIINLWDIGGDAPRVPTKEEIQDLLELVNYTKIELDEDNHTVKLLEENMVLDLGGIAKGYAADQVALYMKENGIEHGIVNLGGDIVTIGAKPDNEPWAIGLQDPQSGSGESIGALLLEDESVVTSGIYERYIEEQDAFYHHMIDPNTGYPFENELLSVTIISELAIDADALSTAAFGMGLKDGYAFIESLEEVKGIFITEDNEIYLTSGVEDIFQLTNTKSYMIKEMQ; translated from the coding sequence ATGAAACTAAAAATGATAGTGTTAATAATTATAGCCATTATGTTAGTAGGTTGTGGTAATAATTTAGAGCGGAAGTCAGAATTAAATTATGGTCTAGGGACTTTGAATAGAATTACAATATACGATGAATCCAATAATGACTCAAGGGAATTGTTTAAAGAAATGTTTGAGGTCATTAATGAGGTTGAAAGGGTTTTTAGCAAGAATTTATCTGAGAGTGAAGTATCTAAGATTAATAACCATTCAGGATTAGAAAAAGTACAGGTTTCAGAAGAAGTCACATATGTTGTGTCCAGAAGTATAGAGCATGCCAAAATGTCCAAGGGCATATTCGATGTGACCATTGGACCCATTATCAATTTATGGGATATTGGTGGAGACGCACCAAGAGTCCCTACAAAGGAAGAAATTCAAGACTTATTGGAATTAGTAAATTATACAAAGATTGAATTAGATGAAGATAATCATACAGTGAAGTTATTAGAAGAAAATATGGTTTTAGATTTAGGTGGTATAGCAAAAGGTTATGCAGCGGATCAAGTTGCCTTATATATGAAAGAAAATGGTATAGAGCATGGCATCGTAAATTTAGGTGGAGACATTGTAACAATAGGAGCAAAGCCGGATAACGAACCTTGGGCAATAGGCTTACAAGATCCTCAATCAGGTAGTGGAGAAAGTATTGGTGCATTATTATTAGAAGATGAAAGTGTGGTAACATCAGGAATATATGAACGATATATAGAAGAACAAGATGCTTTTTATCATCATATGATTGACCCTAATACAGGATATCCTTTTGAAAATGAATTGCTAAGCGTTACCATCATATCAGAACTGGCAATAGATGCTGACGCATTATCTACAGCAGCTTTTGGAATGGGATTAAAAGACGGCTATGCATTTATTGAATCCTTAGAGGAAGTAAAAGGAATATTTATAACAGAAGATAATGAGATTTATCTAACCTCTGGTGTGGAGGATATATTTCAACTGACCAATACAAAAAGTTATATGATAAAAGAAATGCAATAA